Proteins co-encoded in one Ananas comosus cultivar F153 linkage group 15, ASM154086v1, whole genome shotgun sequence genomic window:
- the LOC109721221 gene encoding probable E3 ubiquitin-protein ligase ARI2 encodes MASDGDGRDLREEDEENDDNGENTYLSDGVEGEDDDSDFGENILSSLEDSAVVEDCSWSVYTVITKEYLLVAQKEDLWSVMVLLSLSEGNARTLLIHYRWDVERIFELLDRKGKHWLFSEAGITIAEKPKHYALSTSSAGPVTCAVCFEKIPSSGVTEMGCGHFYCNGCWTEYFIIQIKEGQSRHITCMTPTCKAICDEDVVRNFVSTSHQDIVDRFDRFLLESYIEDNNMVKWCPSVPHCGNAIRVKGDIICEVECTCGLQFCFSCLAEAHSPCSCLMWELWLKKCDEESATINWIAVNTKPCPKCQKPVHKDGGCNLVVCICGQPFCWLCGGAVGRVNTWGYITRHSCGRFGEEQKKSMQLERAEVYRHMHYYNRYNAHMESFMLERELEKTISGRISNLGKEDDSWITNGLNTLFRSRSILSYSYPFAYCMFGEELFRDEMNPRERQIKQNLFEDQQQQLESNVERLSSFLGKGDFDFSDDTIMKARTNVITLSSIVDGLCKKIYEYIENDLLGPAQENHNISPYKSKHPPRAPQPSMFGCR; translated from the exons ATGGCGAGCGATGGCGATGGGAGGGATCTCAgggaggaagatgaagagaacGATGATAATGGCGAGAACACGTACTTGAGCGACGGTGTAGAAGGGGAGGACGACGACTCCGACTTCGGGGAGAACATCCTCAGCAGCCTCGAAGACTCCGCGGTGGTCGAGGATTGTTCCTGGTCCGTCTACACG GTTATCACAAAGGAGTATCTGTTGGTGGCGCAG AAAGAGGATTTGTGGAGCGTGATGGTTCTGCTTAGCCTAAGCGAGGGGAATGCGAGGACGCTGCTGATCCACTACCGCTGGGACGTAGAGAGGATCTTCGAGTTGCTCGATCGGAAGGGGAAACATTGGCTGTTCTCTGAGGCTGGCATAACTATTGCAGAGAAACCAAAGCATTATGCTTTGTCTACTTCATCAGCCGGCCCTGTAACATGTGCGGTATGTTTCGAGAAGATCCCTTCCAGTGGAGTCACAGAGATGGGCTGTGGGCACTTCTATTGCAACGGAT GTTGGacagaatattttattattcagaTTAAAGAGGGCCAGAGTAGGCACATTACATGCATGACGCCCACGTGTAAAGCAATTTGTGATGAGGATGTTGTCAGAAACTTCGTCAGTACAAGCCATCAGGACATTGTGGATCGTTTTGACCGGTTTTTACTTGAATCGTACATTGAAGACAACAATATGGTCAAATGGTGCCCTAGTGTACCGCACTGTGGCAATGCGATACGTGTCAAAGGTGATATTATTTGCGAGGTGGAATGTACATGTGGACTGCAGTTTTGCTTCAGCTGCTTGGCAGAAGCTCATTCACCTTGTTCGTGCTTGATGTGGGAGCTCTGGCTTAAGAAATGTGATGAGGAATCAGCAACGATCAATTGGATAGCAGTTAACACTAAGCCATGTCCCAAGTGTCAAAAGCCTGTCCACAAGGATGGTGGTTGCAACCTAGTTGTATGCATCTGCGGACAACCATTTTG TTGGTTATGCGGTGGTGCCGTTGGGCGAGTAAACACATGGGGATATATCACCCGCCACAGTTGTGGGCGATTTGGGGAAGAGCAGAAAAAGAGCATGCAGCTAGAAAGGGCAGAAGTTTATAGGCACATGCACTATTACAACCGATACAACGCTCACATGGAGTCATTTATGCTGGAAAGGGAGCTCGAGAAAACCATCAGTGGAAGGATATCTAATCTAGGGAAGGAGGACGACTCTTGGATAACGAATGGGTTGAACACGCTCTTTAGGTCGAGATCTATTCTTTCATACTCCTATCCGTTTGCATACTGTATGTTTGGGGAGGAGCTCTTCAGGGATGAGATGAATCCTAGGGAAAGGCAAATAAAGCAGAACCTGTTTGAGGACCAGCAACAGCAACTGGAATCCAATGTAGAAAGGCTATCGAGCTTTCTGGGGAAGggtgattttgatttttctgaTGATACGATCATGAAAGCAAGAACCAATGTCATTACGCTGTCAAGCATTGTTGATGGACTCTGCAAGAAGAT TTATGAATATATCGAGAATGATTTGCTGGGTCCTGCCCAAGAGAATCATAATATTTCTCCATACAAATCCAAGCACCCTCCGAGGGCACCGCAACCGTCTATGTTCGGATGCCGATGA
- the LOC109721103 gene encoding STS14 protein-like produces the protein MASCMFMALRAHGRFLLFLALVACADRAPVTRPEPVASLMGSPAAQPNAAADEFLTVQNQARAAVGVPPLQWSTDLAAEASKMVQYQKEQKGCDFVDMSSSPYGANQAWTSYPPSPAEVVGSWVAQGKYYNHDDNTCDTDAAQGDCGTYTQVVWRRTAAVGCAQATCAGQQEGATISLCLYNPHGNVQGQRPY, from the exons ATGGCTAGCTGTATGTTCATGGCTTTGCGAGCGCATGGCCGTTTTCTCCTCTTCTTGGCTCTCGTCGCGTGCGCGGATCGTGCCCCGGTCACCCGGCCCGAGCCCGTCGCATCGCTAATGGGCTCCCCTGCAGCCCAGCCCAATGCTGCCGCGGACGAGTTCCTCACAGTCCAAAACCAGGCCCGCGCCGCTGTCGGCGTTCCGCCGTTGCAGTGGAGCACCGACTTGGCGGCGGAGGCGAGCAAG ATGGTGCAGTACCAGAAGGAGCAGAAGGGGTGCGACTTTGTAGACATGAGCTCTAGCCCGTACGGGGCCAACCAGGCGTGGACCAGCTACCCGCCGAGCCCAGCGGAGGTGGTGGGGTCGTGGGTGGCACAGGGGAAGTACTACAACCACGACGACAACACGTGCGACACCGATGCGGCGCAGGGCGACTGCGGCACCTACACGCAGGTGGTGTGGCGGCGGACGGCGGCGGTCGGGTGTGCACAGGCCACGTGCGCCGGCCAGCAGGAGGGGGCCACCATCAGCCTTTGCCTCTACAATCCGCATGGGAATGTGCAGGGCCAGAGACCCTACTAG
- the LOC109721136 gene encoding uncharacterized protein LOC109721136, with product MGGCNSCEATAIAASAASSAEAAEATAKVVLGDGRLQEFAGPARARHVLQKVVGGGGGGFAVCSADDVELGERVAAVGPDEELQAGQLYFLLPAGMLRRRVRAEDMAELALRASAALVGHAGPLVFPARHADKHRGEDMLTTTTTTTTRRQTRGPSAKARDFASHLTSIEE from the coding sequence ATGGGCGGCTGCAACTCGTGCGAGGCGACGGCCAtagcggcgtcggcggcgtcgtctgcggaggcggcggaggcgacggCGAAGGTGGTGTTGGGGGACGGGAGGCTGCAGGAGTTCGCGGGGCCGGCGAGGGCGCGGCACGTGCTGCAGAAGGTGGtggggggcgggggcgggggcttTGCGGTGTGCAGCGCGGACGACGTGGAGCTGGGGGAGCGCGTGGCGGCGGTGGGGCCCGACGAGGAGCTGCAGGCGGGGCAGCTCTACTTCCTGCTCCCCGCCGGGATGCTGCGCCGGAGGGTCCGCGCCGAGGACATGGCCGAGCTGGCGCTCCGGGCCAGCGCCGCCCTCGTCGGCCACGCCGGCCCCCTCGTCTTCCCTGCCCGCCACGCCGACAAGCATCGGGGGGAGGACAtgctcaccaccaccaccaccaccaccaccaggCGGCAGACGAGGGGCCCCTCTGCCAAGGCCCGCGATTTCGCTTCCCACCTCACTTCTATCGAGGAGTAG